The Halogeometricum rufum genome has a segment encoding these proteins:
- a CDS encoding dodecin — protein sequence MVYKKITLIGRSDESFDAAVDDAVDRANETLDNVHWVEVKEMGVEIASVEDREYQAEVEVAFQLESGQQA from the coding sequence ATGGTCTACAAGAAGATAACTCTGATCGGACGGAGCGACGAGAGTTTCGACGCGGCGGTAGACGACGCCGTCGACAGAGCGAACGAGACGCTCGACAACGTTCACTGGGTCGAAGTGAAGGAGATGGGCGTCGAGATAGCGAGCGTCGAGGACCGAGAGTACCAGGCCGAAGTGGAAGTGGCGTTCCAGTTGGAGTCCGGCCAGCAGGCGTGA